In Streptomyces sp. DG2A-72, one genomic interval encodes:
- a CDS encoding anhydro-N-acetylmuramic acid kinase — MRVIGLMSGTSYDAIDAAAAELDLVGDTLVLKRLGMVSEPYEAELRDALAAALPPGAVTMAEVCRLDTRIGQAFTAAAVRADRELCEGRAELVASHGQTVYHWVADGRVHGTLQLGQPAWIAEATGLPVVADFRPRDIAAGGQGAPLVALVDRLWLRGRPGMPVALNIGGIANLTAPDGTAFDTGPGCALIDAAARGFSGGRLEYDKDGALAARGRVHHLLLERLLAEPYYALPAPKTTGKELFHLRHLHEALAGLGTLPAEDVLATLTMLTARTVADAVRGVGATEVIASGGGTRNPVLMRRLAELLPGVALGTSDELGLPSDAKEAYVFAVLGFLTVHGLPGTDPAGTGARHARMLGSVTPGRDGLRLPAPATESPVRLVLK, encoded by the coding sequence ATGCGGGTGATCGGCCTGATGTCGGGCACGTCGTACGACGCCATCGACGCGGCGGCGGCCGAGCTGGACCTCGTCGGGGACACGCTGGTGCTGAAGCGGCTCGGGATGGTGAGCGAGCCGTACGAGGCGGAGCTGCGGGACGCGCTCGCGGCGGCGCTGCCGCCGGGTGCCGTCACGATGGCGGAGGTGTGCCGGCTGGACACGCGGATCGGGCAGGCGTTCACGGCGGCGGCCGTGCGGGCCGATCGTGAACTGTGCGAGGGTCGGGCCGAGTTGGTCGCCTCGCACGGGCAGACCGTCTACCACTGGGTGGCGGACGGGCGGGTGCACGGCACGCTTCAGCTCGGGCAGCCCGCGTGGATCGCCGAGGCGACCGGGCTGCCGGTGGTCGCCGACTTCCGGCCGCGCGACATCGCCGCCGGGGGCCAGGGCGCACCGCTGGTCGCACTGGTCGACCGGCTGTGGCTGCGCGGCCGGCCGGGGATGCCGGTGGCGCTGAACATCGGGGGCATCGCCAACCTGACCGCCCCTGACGGGACCGCCTTCGACACCGGTCCGGGGTGCGCGCTGATCGACGCGGCGGCGCGGGGGTTCAGCGGCGGGCGTCTGGAGTACGACAAGGACGGGGCGCTGGCGGCCCGGGGCCGGGTGCACCATCTGCTGCTGGAGCGGCTGCTGGCCGAGCCGTACTACGCGCTGCCCGCGCCGAAGACGACCGGCAAGGAGCTGTTCCATCTCCGCCATCTGCACGAGGCGCTCGCCGGGCTCGGCACGCTGCCCGCCGAGGACGTGCTCGCCACGCTGACCATGCTCACGGCCCGGACGGTCGCCGACGCCGTGCGCGGGGTGGGCGCCACGGAGGTGATCGCCTCGGGCGGCGGGACCCGCAATCCGGTGCTGATGAGGAGGCTCGCCGAACTGCTGCCGGGGGTGGCGCTGGGCACCTCCGACGAGCTGGGGCTGCCGTCGGACGCGAAGGAGGCGTACGTGTTCGCGGTCCTCGGGTTCCTCACCGTGCACGGACTGCCGGGCACGGATCCGGCGGGCACGGGCGCACGGCACGCGCGCATGCTCGGTTCGGTGACGCCCGGCCGGGACGGACTGCGCCTTCCGGCGCCGGCGACCGAGTCCCCCGTACGACTCGTACTGAAATGA
- the pcaB gene encoding 3-carboxy-cis,cis-muconate cycloisomerase, with protein MTAAEPDSGLLAPGWAGSPAAAATGDGAYLTALLDAEAALTRAQAALGLAPAEAATAVTEAADAGHFDVASIADRARGGGNPVIPLVADLTKAVGEEYGPYVHRGATSQDIMDTATMLVACRTLDVVRTDLGRTERALARLAVEHRDSPMPGRTLTQHAVPTTFGLKAAGWRSLVLDARDRVTAVRNGLPAQLGGAAGTLAAFGAYGAEDAVSLPEAYAHELGLQAPLLPWHTLRTPIADLAGCLAFTAGALGKVAVDVLTLSRTEIAEVAEGSGGGSSAMPHKSNPVRSTLIAAAARRAPQLAATLYGSLAAEDERPAGAWHAEWEPLRELLRLVGGAARDAVELAEGLRVRHDVMREHLDLTHGLIVSERLSAELAPVLGRARAKELLTRLASEGRPLAEAPELRDVDLDPTHYTGSAGALTDRALERR; from the coding sequence GTGACAGCTGCCGAACCCGACAGCGGCCTGCTCGCCCCCGGGTGGGCAGGCTCCCCCGCCGCCGCGGCCACCGGCGACGGCGCCTATCTGACGGCGCTGCTCGACGCGGAGGCCGCGCTGACGCGCGCCCAGGCCGCGCTGGGGCTCGCCCCGGCCGAGGCCGCGACCGCGGTGACGGAGGCGGCGGATGCCGGGCACTTCGACGTGGCCTCGATCGCCGATCGCGCACGGGGCGGCGGGAATCCGGTCATCCCCCTGGTCGCGGATCTGACCAAGGCGGTCGGCGAGGAGTACGGCCCCTACGTCCACCGGGGTGCGACCAGCCAGGACATCATGGACACGGCGACGATGCTGGTCGCCTGCCGCACCCTGGACGTCGTCCGCACCGACCTCGGCCGCACGGAGCGGGCGCTGGCACGGCTGGCCGTCGAGCACCGTGACTCCCCGATGCCGGGACGGACGCTCACGCAGCACGCCGTACCGACGACGTTCGGGCTGAAGGCTGCCGGGTGGCGGTCGCTGGTGCTCGACGCACGGGACCGGGTGACCGCCGTACGGAACGGGCTGCCCGCACAACTCGGGGGCGCCGCCGGGACGTTGGCGGCATTCGGGGCGTACGGAGCCGAGGACGCCGTGTCTCTCCCGGAGGCATACGCGCATGAACTCGGCCTCCAGGCACCCCTGTTGCCCTGGCACACCCTGCGGACGCCCATCGCCGATCTCGCCGGATGCCTCGCCTTCACGGCGGGCGCGCTCGGCAAGGTCGCCGTCGATGTCCTCACCCTCTCCCGCACCGAGATCGCCGAGGTCGCGGAGGGCAGTGGCGGGGGCTCGTCCGCCATGCCGCACAAGTCCAATCCGGTACGGTCCACCCTCATCGCCGCCGCCGCGCGCCGGGCGCCTCAGCTCGCCGCCACGCTGTACGGATCGCTGGCGGCGGAGGACGAGCGGCCGGCCGGGGCCTGGCACGCCGAGTGGGAGCCGCTCAGGGAACTGCTGCGATTGGTCGGCGGGGCCGCCCGGGATGCCGTGGAGCTGGCCGAGGGGCTGCGGGTCAGGCACGATGTCATGCGCGAACACCTTGATCTCACCCATGGGTTGATCGTCTCGGAACGGCTGTCCGCCGAGCTGGCCCCGGTGCTGGGCCGGGCCCGCGCCAAGGAACTGCTCACCCGGCTGGCGTCCGAAGGGCGCCCGCTCGCCGAGGCACCGGAGTTGCGGGACGTCGACCTGGACCCCACCCACTACACCGGCTCCGCCGGAGCCCTCACCGACCGCGCTTTGGAGCGACGTTGA
- the pcaG gene encoding protocatechuate 3,4-dioxygenase subunit alpha, with translation MTKIDTSNPEAVLPTPSHTVGPFYGHALPFPGGGDIAPIGHPDTIALQGYVLDGEGNPLPDAFVELWGADPDGNVPQVDGSMRRDPASGGFLGRSGVEFTGWGRIQTDAGGHWSARTLRPGARGQSAPYISVCVFARGLLVHLFTRIYLPGDEAALAADPLLARLDQGRRDTLIATDGGNGTYRFDIRLQGEGETVFLEFQ, from the coding sequence ATGACGAAGATCGACACGAGCAATCCCGAGGCCGTGCTCCCGACGCCCTCCCACACGGTCGGCCCCTTCTACGGTCATGCCCTGCCCTTCCCCGGCGGCGGCGACATCGCACCGATCGGCCACCCGGACACGATCGCGCTGCAGGGGTATGTCCTGGACGGGGAGGGCAATCCGCTGCCCGACGCGTTCGTGGAGCTGTGGGGCGCCGACCCGGACGGCAATGTGCCGCAGGTCGACGGTTCGATGCGGCGCGACCCGGCGAGCGGTGGCTTCCTGGGCCGTAGCGGCGTGGAGTTCACCGGCTGGGGGCGCATCCAGACGGACGCGGGCGGCCACTGGAGCGCGCGGACGCTGCGGCCCGGGGCGCGGGGGCAGAGTGCGCCGTACATCAGTGTGTGCGTCTTCGCGCGCGGGCTGCTGGTGCATCTGTTCACCCGGATCTATCTTCCGGGCGACGAGGCCGCGCTGGCCGCCGACCCGCTCCTGGCGCGGCTGGACCAGGGCCGACGCGACACGCTGATCGCCACGGACGGGGGCAACGGCACATACCGTTTCGACATCCGCCTTCAAGGCGAAGGCGAAACGGTCTTCCTGGAGTTCCAGTGA
- a CDS encoding MFS transporter, producing the protein MKVTFEERGTGRSRRALVAGSVGNLIEWYEFGVYGYFATIIAARFFTPEGGSEAEALVKTYASFALAFFFRPIGAALFGRLGDRIGRRPVLILVIVLMTGATTLIGVLPTYATVGAPAPWLLTFLRALQGLSAGGEFGGAVSVMTEFAPPGRRGLYGSWQSFTVALGLLGGAGAAALLATVLTEDQLGDWGWRLPFLLTLPLGLGALWLRLRLDETPAFREAVERTSPPPREVARAVALGAGRIMGWAAAGYTFLVVLPSYLQSTLDASFQQALIATVLANLGFALTIVPAGLLSDRIGRRAVMLTGAVLVVVLAVPLLNLLQDAGASNAVKGAAVLGAGAVVGLMAGPGPAMLAEMFPTTVRYTGLGLAYALSNAVFSGCAGLIITETVERTGNVDVPAYYAAATCAVSILALLTLPARKAS; encoded by the coding sequence ATGAAGGTGACTTTCGAGGAGCGGGGCACCGGCCGGTCCCGGCGGGCCCTGGTCGCGGGCTCGGTGGGCAATTTGATCGAGTGGTACGAGTTCGGGGTCTACGGCTACTTCGCGACGATCATCGCGGCACGCTTCTTCACCCCGGAGGGCGGCAGCGAGGCCGAGGCGCTGGTGAAGACGTACGCCTCCTTCGCGCTGGCCTTCTTCTTCCGGCCGATCGGCGCGGCCCTGTTCGGCCGGCTCGGTGACCGGATCGGGCGGCGGCCGGTGCTGATCCTGGTGATCGTCCTGATGACGGGGGCGACGACGCTGATCGGTGTGCTGCCGACGTATGCCACGGTCGGGGCGCCGGCGCCGTGGCTGCTCACCTTCCTGAGGGCGCTTCAGGGGCTGTCGGCGGGCGGGGAGTTCGGGGGTGCGGTGTCGGTGATGACGGAGTTCGCTCCGCCGGGCCGGCGCGGGCTGTACGGGTCGTGGCAGTCGTTCACGGTGGCGTTGGGGCTGCTGGGTGGGGCGGGTGCGGCGGCGCTGCTGGCGACGGTGCTGACAGAGGATCAGTTGGGCGACTGGGGGTGGCGGCTGCCGTTCCTGCTGACGCTGCCGCTGGGTCTCGGGGCGCTGTGGCTGAGGCTGCGGCTGGACGAGACGCCGGCGTTCCGGGAGGCGGTGGAGCGGACGAGTCCGCCTCCGCGCGAGGTGGCGCGGGCCGTCGCTCTGGGCGCCGGGCGGATCATGGGCTGGGCGGCGGCCGGCTACACCTTCCTGGTCGTGCTGCCCTCGTATCTGCAGAGCACGCTGGACGCGAGCTTCCAGCAGGCGCTGATCGCCACGGTGCTGGCCAACCTGGGCTTCGCGCTCACGATCGTCCCGGCGGGGCTGCTCAGCGACCGGATCGGGCGGCGGGCGGTGATGCTGACGGGGGCGGTGCTGGTGGTGGTCCTCGCGGTGCCGCTGCTCAACCTGCTGCAGGACGCGGGGGCTTCGAACGCGGTGAAGGGCGCGGCGGTGCTCGGTGCCGGTGCCGTGGTCGGGTTGATGGCGGGGCCGGGCCCGGCGATGCTGGCGGAGATGTTCCCCACTACCGTGCGCTACACGGGTCTGGGGCTCGCCTACGCCCTGTCGAATGCGGTGTTCTCCGGGTGTGCGGGGCTCATCATCACCGAGACCGTCGAACGGACCGGGAACGTGGACGTCCCGGCGTACTACGCGGCGGCGACGTGCGCGGTGAGCATCCTGGCCCTGCTCACGCTGCCTGCGAGGAAGGCGAGTTGA
- a CDS encoding DUF2510 domain-containing protein has protein sequence MTQETPPGWHPDPGQTSDGPPTERWWDGKAWTDQTRPAGSGAAWGPPPQPQPGAGGAFPAYPAYPAQPPAGARRGLRTGIAVAVAAAVLASIGVGVYALSKDDGGGGSRADSQQAPDGQGGPGGQGGSGGQGGPFGDGGSGGSGGASPSPSPEGSEAPKIDSGSVTDPISGISIPIPDDWYGQQLTVGASVTSDASYKCPGDTSASCTKGGAYSAPALVLGTKGSTAEQVAKADIAQNAEQSYGGKSYGKITSHEVLASKAVTVAGQKGYQVRWKAVTSKGDDGYVESLAFPSPANPQQIVVVRLGVDVSEKQTILDEITKGIKVASGGGSGQDV, from the coding sequence ATGACGCAGGAGACTCCTCCCGGCTGGCACCCCGACCCCGGGCAGACAAGTGACGGTCCTCCCACCGAGCGCTGGTGGGACGGCAAGGCGTGGACGGACCAGACCCGCCCGGCGGGGTCGGGCGCCGCATGGGGTCCCCCGCCGCAGCCGCAGCCCGGCGCCGGCGGTGCGTTTCCGGCCTACCCCGCGTATCCCGCCCAGCCTCCCGCCGGTGCGCGGCGCGGGCTGCGGACCGGCATAGCCGTCGCGGTGGCGGCCGCGGTCCTCGCGAGCATCGGCGTGGGTGTGTACGCGCTGTCCAAGGACGACGGCGGGGGTGGCAGCAGGGCGGACTCGCAGCAGGCGCCGGATGGACAGGGCGGTCCCGGCGGACAGGGCGGATCCGGTGGCCAGGGCGGTCCGTTCGGTGACGGCGGGTCGGGTGGCTCCGGCGGTGCCTCGCCCTCCCCCTCGCCCGAGGGGTCCGAGGCGCCGAAGATCGACAGCGGGTCGGTGACCGACCCGATCAGCGGGATCAGCATCCCCATCCCCGACGACTGGTACGGCCAGCAGCTGACGGTCGGTGCCTCGGTCACCTCGGACGCCTCCTACAAGTGCCCCGGCGACACCTCCGCGTCCTGCACCAAGGGCGGCGCGTACTCGGCGCCCGCCCTCGTGCTCGGCACCAAGGGCAGCACGGCCGAGCAGGTCGCCAAGGCGGACATCGCACAGAACGCCGAGCAGTCGTACGGCGGCAAGTCCTACGGCAAGATCACCTCGCACGAGGTGCTGGCCTCCAAGGCCGTCACCGTGGCCGGGCAGAAGGGCTACCAGGTCCGCTGGAAGGCGGTCACCAGCAAGGGCGACGACGGGTACGTCGAGTCGCTCGCCTTCCCCTCGCCCGCGAACCCCCAGCAGATCGTCGTCGTCCGGTTGGGCGTGGACGTCAGCGAGAAGCAGACCATCCTCGACGAGATCACCAAGGGCATCAAGGTGGCGTCCGGCGGCGGCAGCGGCCAGGACGTGTGA
- a CDS encoding phosphatase PAP2 family protein, whose translation MNARTEPAEAGSDAIARPPLVRELLLVVGLFLVYKLGRMLATGHTGEAFRNAHHVWDLERAVHLPGEGAVQSLLLHDETLVHLANTYYATVHFPATAAFLIWLYLRRPAHYVWARRILAAVTAAALVVHLAFPLAPPRMLAATGLMDTAHVYGPSVYGSPRTDTLSNQFAAMPSLHFGWALMVAIGLIVATRSRWRRLWLLHPLLTLLVIVGTANHYWLDAIVAAAMLGLALAVIDVPHRTRTTAGRGQQTLAPGDEHVLVGAGR comes from the coding sequence ATGAATGCCCGCACCGAGCCTGCCGAAGCGGGGTCCGACGCGATAGCGCGGCCGCCGCTCGTCCGTGAGCTCCTGCTCGTCGTGGGGCTCTTCCTCGTCTACAAGCTCGGCCGCATGCTGGCGACGGGCCACACCGGCGAAGCCTTCCGCAACGCGCACCACGTGTGGGACCTGGAGCGAGCGGTACATCTCCCCGGCGAAGGTGCGGTGCAGTCCCTGCTGCTGCACGACGAGACGCTGGTGCACCTCGCGAACACCTACTACGCCACCGTCCACTTCCCGGCCACCGCGGCCTTCCTGATCTGGCTGTATCTGCGGCGCCCGGCGCACTACGTCTGGGCCCGCCGGATCCTCGCCGCGGTCACCGCCGCCGCGCTGGTGGTGCACCTGGCCTTCCCGCTGGCCCCGCCGCGCATGCTGGCCGCGACCGGCCTGATGGACACCGCGCACGTGTACGGGCCGTCCGTGTACGGCTCACCGCGGACGGACACCCTGTCGAACCAGTTCGCTGCGATGCCGTCGCTGCACTTCGGGTGGGCGCTGATGGTGGCGATCGGCCTGATCGTGGCAACGCGGTCCCGCTGGCGCCGGCTGTGGCTGCTGCATCCGCTGCTGACACTGCTCGTGATCGTGGGCACGGCCAACCACTACTGGCTCGATGCGATCGTGGCGGCGGCCATGCTCGGCCTCGCGCTCGCCGTAATCGATGTTCCGCACCGGACCCGGACGACCGCCGGACGCGGTCAGCAGACGCTCGCGCCCGGCGACGAGCACGTCCTGGTGGGGGCCGGACGATGA
- a CDS encoding AAA family ATPase: MTEVRPTAAASASLWERDREVAAVEEAIATLHGDRSSSGSLLVFRGEAGLGKTALLAETRRIAEARGCTVWSARGGETLKSVPFNVVRQLLQPALVSLMPEEAREYLGDWYDIAGPALGITDPGERQADPQGVCDGLVAAVRRLARRDWPLVLLIDDAHWADQETLRWLAAFAERLDDLSVLVVVARRPGEVAADSARYLDAVAAAAGGPVTNLSALTPDATAGLTRATVGPHADAPFCREVWAVTGGNPYETVELLAKVQDSELEPVEAQAAELRALNRSARGGGLVARLEGLGVDATRFAWAAAILGADISVDLVARLATMGHDQAVRCAELLCNARILTEPDPATARAGDSGLEFVHPLIATAVYNSIPPALCTAMHGIAAQVVTDSGRGAAAASRHLLQVHPDDDEEVVEQLREAAREHLAVGAPDAARRCLERALVEPPLPEVHARVLYELGCATLLTAPATTIDHLQSALAMPGLDGTERVDAVFRLSQALLHNDQLEEAVRTVEAEAARHEEGPAKLRLQAVQYMWEGVYAGETTTPGRSERLAGLAATCTGKDNSERALLMLRGFDAMTHGENAEEVVEMCDRSLVNGRLAPGLGWTDTEWGLELLLMLATAYAYTDRLDRADALYTEALRTYESAGWSGGHLALAHAYLGLGHRRRGRLREAETSLREGLRLAERVGRGLPLYWTATCNLVDTLLARGHVDEAWSIAEEYGFGPPYPSTIVIPDPRSVRGRLLLATGRTKDGINELEAAEKAATARGHHNPVMVPWAVDLARALATEDPVRAARLASDARRQAERFGTDTAIGEALRCAAALETGQRAVRLAAQAVAYLEASPCQYEHAAARVEYGIAARSVAELNRGLALARSCGADGLVAQAREVLETGRGLR; encoded by the coding sequence ATGACGGAGGTACGGCCCACGGCGGCCGCCTCGGCTTCCCTGTGGGAGCGCGACCGGGAGGTCGCCGCGGTGGAGGAGGCGATCGCCACCCTGCACGGGGACCGCTCGTCCTCGGGCAGCCTCCTGGTGTTCCGGGGCGAGGCCGGACTCGGCAAGACCGCGCTGCTGGCCGAGACCCGCCGCATCGCCGAGGCACGCGGCTGCACGGTCTGGTCGGCCCGTGGCGGCGAGACCTTGAAGTCCGTCCCCTTCAATGTCGTACGACAACTGCTGCAGCCCGCGCTGGTGTCGCTGATGCCGGAGGAGGCGCGCGAATACCTCGGCGACTGGTACGACATCGCCGGCCCCGCCCTGGGCATCACGGACCCCGGCGAGCGGCAGGCCGACCCGCAGGGCGTGTGCGACGGCCTGGTCGCCGCGGTGCGCCGGCTGGCCCGGCGCGACTGGCCGCTCGTGCTGCTGATCGACGACGCCCACTGGGCCGACCAGGAGACCCTGCGCTGGCTCGCCGCCTTCGCCGAACGCCTCGACGACCTGTCCGTCCTGGTCGTGGTGGCCCGCCGCCCCGGCGAGGTCGCCGCCGACAGCGCCCGGTACCTCGACGCGGTTGCCGCGGCGGCGGGCGGACCGGTCACCAACCTGAGCGCCCTGACACCGGACGCGACCGCGGGCCTCACCCGCGCCACCGTCGGCCCGCACGCCGACGCCCCGTTCTGCCGCGAGGTCTGGGCCGTCACCGGTGGCAACCCGTACGAGACCGTCGAACTCCTCGCCAAGGTCCAGGACAGCGAACTCGAACCCGTCGAGGCACAGGCCGCCGAACTGCGCGCCCTGAACCGCTCGGCCCGCGGCGGCGGCCTCGTCGCCCGCCTGGAGGGACTCGGCGTCGACGCCACCCGGTTCGCCTGGGCCGCCGCGATCCTCGGCGCCGACATCTCCGTCGACCTGGTCGCCCGGCTCGCCACCATGGGCCACGACCAAGCCGTGCGCTGCGCCGAACTGCTGTGCAACGCCCGCATCCTCACCGAACCCGACCCGGCGACCGCCCGCGCCGGCGACAGCGGCCTGGAGTTCGTGCATCCGCTGATCGCGACCGCCGTCTACAACTCCATCCCGCCCGCCCTGTGCACCGCGATGCACGGCATCGCCGCCCAGGTCGTCACCGACTCCGGCCGTGGCGCCGCGGCGGCCTCCCGGCATCTCCTCCAGGTCCACCCGGACGACGACGAGGAAGTCGTCGAGCAGCTGCGCGAGGCAGCCCGCGAACACCTCGCCGTCGGCGCCCCCGACGCGGCCCGCCGCTGCCTGGAGCGCGCCCTGGTGGAGCCGCCGCTGCCCGAGGTCCACGCGCGCGTGCTCTACGAACTGGGCTGTGCCACCCTGCTCACCGCGCCCGCCACCACCATCGACCACCTCCAGTCCGCGCTCGCCATGCCCGGCCTCGACGGCACCGAACGCGTGGACGCCGTCTTCCGGCTCTCCCAGGCACTCCTCCACAACGACCAGCTGGAGGAGGCCGTCCGCACGGTCGAGGCGGAAGCAGCCCGGCACGAAGAGGGCCCGGCCAAGCTGCGGCTGCAAGCCGTGCAGTACATGTGGGAGGGCGTCTACGCGGGCGAGACCACCACCCCGGGCCGCTCCGAGCGGCTCGCCGGGCTCGCCGCGACCTGCACCGGCAAGGACAACTCCGAGCGTGCGCTGCTGATGCTGCGCGGCTTCGACGCCATGACCCACGGCGAGAACGCGGAGGAGGTCGTCGAAATGTGCGACCGCTCCCTCGTCAACGGCCGGCTCGCCCCCGGACTCGGCTGGACCGACACCGAGTGGGGCCTCGAACTGCTGCTGATGCTGGCCACCGCGTACGCCTACACCGACCGCCTCGACCGCGCCGACGCCCTGTACACGGAGGCCCTGCGCACCTACGAGTCCGCAGGCTGGAGCGGCGGCCACCTCGCCCTCGCGCACGCCTATCTCGGCCTCGGCCACCGCAGAAGGGGCCGGCTCAGGGAGGCGGAGACATCCCTGCGCGAGGGGCTGCGGCTGGCCGAGCGCGTCGGCCGCGGACTGCCCCTGTACTGGACGGCGACCTGCAACCTCGTCGACACGCTGCTCGCCCGCGGGCATGTCGACGAGGCCTGGTCGATCGCCGAGGAGTACGGCTTCGGGCCGCCCTACCCGTCCACCATCGTCATCCCCGACCCGCGCTCCGTCCGCGGCCGTCTCCTGCTCGCGACCGGGCGCACGAAGGACGGCATCAACGAGCTGGAGGCCGCGGAGAAGGCGGCGACCGCGCGGGGTCACCACAACCCGGTCATGGTCCCCTGGGCGGTCGACCTGGCCCGGGCCCTCGCCACCGAGGACCCGGTCCGCGCCGCCCGGCTCGCCTCCGACGCCCGCCGCCAGGCCGAGCGGTTCGGCACGGACACCGCCATCGGCGAGGCCCTGCGCTGCGCCGCCGCCCTGGAGACCGGCCAGCGCGCGGTCCGGCTCGCCGCCCAGGCGGTCGCCTACCTGGAGGCCTCGCCCTGCCAGTACGAGCACGCCGCCGCCCGCGTCGAGTACGGCATCGCCGCCCGCTCCGTCGCCGAGCTCAACCGGGGCCTGGCGCTGGCGCGTTCCTGCGGCGCCGACGGACTGGTGGCCCAGGCGCGGGAGGTGCTGGAGACGGGACGCGGGCTGCGGTAG
- the pcaD gene encoding 3-oxoadipate enol-lactonase — MKLLNHLVEGPASAPPLLLGPSVGTSYALWDKVAPELSVTHRVIRWDLPGQGGSAADLIAAGATIGDLADLVLALADSLGVERFRYAGVSIGGSVGLHLAVHHPERVESLAVICSSSHYGGSKPWEERAALVRAEGVAGLAESANERWFTPGFTVPRLVQDMRESDPGAYAALCDALAAFDIRDRLPEISAPTLLIAGREDTATPPAHLREIADAVPGAALVEIPGASHLAPAQCPEAVLTALRAHFDGSAPRGMEVRREVLGDAHVDRAQDRQAPFTARFQDFISRYAWGEIWTDPTLSRRERSMITLTALVAHGHYDELAMHVRAARRNGLTPEEIGAVLLQTAVYCGVPAANSAFAVAQRALAEEDETGRG, encoded by the coding sequence TTGAAACTCCTCAACCACCTTGTCGAAGGCCCCGCTTCCGCACCCCCGCTGCTCCTCGGACCCTCGGTCGGCACCTCGTACGCCCTGTGGGACAAGGTCGCGCCCGAGCTGTCCGTCACGCATCGGGTGATCCGCTGGGATCTGCCGGGGCAGGGCGGCTCGGCGGCCGATCTCATCGCGGCGGGGGCGACCATAGGTGATCTCGCCGACCTGGTGCTGGCCCTCGCCGACTCGCTCGGCGTCGAGCGGTTCCGTTATGCCGGTGTATCGATCGGCGGTTCGGTGGGGCTGCATCTCGCGGTGCACCACCCCGAGCGGGTGGAGTCCCTCGCGGTGATCTGCTCGTCCTCCCACTACGGCGGCTCCAAGCCGTGGGAGGAACGGGCCGCGCTGGTACGGGCCGAAGGGGTGGCGGGGCTCGCGGAGAGCGCGAACGAGCGCTGGTTCACGCCGGGGTTCACCGTGCCCCGGCTGGTCCAGGACATGCGGGAGAGCGATCCGGGCGCGTATGCCGCGCTCTGTGACGCGCTCGCCGCCTTCGACATCCGGGACCGGCTGCCCGAGATCTCCGCGCCCACGCTGCTGATCGCCGGGCGCGAGGACACGGCGACGCCGCCCGCGCATCTGCGGGAGATCGCGGACGCCGTGCCGGGCGCCGCACTCGTGGAGATCCCCGGCGCCTCGCATCTGGCGCCCGCCCAATGCCCCGAGGCGGTGCTCACCGCCCTGCGCGCGCACTTCGACGGTTCCGCCCCTCGCGGCATGGAGGTACGGCGCGAGGTGCTCGGCGACGCGCATGTCGACCGGGCGCAGGACCGCCAGGCCCCCTTCACCGCCCGCTTCCAGGACTTCATCTCGCGCTACGCCTGGGGCGAGATCTGGACCGACCCGACGCTCTCGCGCCGCGAGCGCAGCATGATCACGCTGACGGCGCTGGTCGCCCACGGGCACTACGACGAGCTGGCCATGCATGTGCGAGCGGCGCGGCGCAACGGGCTGACCCCGGAGGAGATCGGCGCGGTGCTGCTGCAGACCGCGGTGTACTGCGGGGTGCCGGCGGCGAACTCGGCGTTCGCGGTGGCCCAGCGGGCGCTGGCCGAGGAGGACGAGACCGGCCGAGGGTGA
- a CDS encoding TetR/AcrR family transcriptional regulator produces the protein MTSQAADGPETVVASRRSKLTPEREQEFFDAVLEQIRSCGYDAVTMDGVAASTRCSKSTLYRQWKTKPQFVAAALRSNREVRFAGIDTGSLAEDLREVARAAAEWSTKDTTTLMQALGHAVMQDKELQQALREALVEPEVAALEEILRRGVERGEVAADHPALPYVAAQMFGVQRVRPVLEGEYADPDYLLRFVEAAVLPALGLT, from the coding sequence ATGACGTCGCAGGCCGCGGACGGACCGGAGACGGTCGTCGCCTCGCGCCGCTCCAAGCTGACGCCCGAGCGTGAGCAGGAGTTCTTCGACGCCGTGCTCGAACAGATCCGCAGCTGCGGATACGACGCCGTGACCATGGACGGAGTCGCCGCCAGCACCCGGTGCAGCAAGTCCACGCTCTACCGGCAGTGGAAGACCAAGCCCCAGTTCGTGGCGGCGGCGCTGCGCTCGAACCGCGAGGTCCGCTTCGCGGGCATCGACACCGGATCACTCGCCGAGGACCTGCGCGAGGTCGCGCGCGCCGCGGCCGAGTGGTCCACGAAGGACACCACCACGCTCATGCAGGCGCTCGGGCACGCCGTCATGCAGGACAAGGAGCTTCAGCAGGCGCTGCGTGAGGCGCTCGTCGAGCCGGAGGTCGCCGCGCTGGAGGAGATCCTCCGGCGTGGGGTCGAGCGGGGCGAGGTCGCGGCCGACCATCCCGCGCTGCCGTATGTCGCGGCGCAGATGTTCGGCGTCCAGCGCGTGCGACCGGTACTCGAGGGGGAATACGCCGACCCGGACTATCTCTTGAGATTCGTGGAGGCCGCCGTGCTGCCGGCACTCGGCCTGACCTGA